The Clarias gariepinus isolate MV-2021 ecotype Netherlands chromosome 4, CGAR_prim_01v2, whole genome shotgun sequence genome window below encodes:
- the ccka gene encoding cholecystokinin a produces the protein MNPGISVLVLLVALSSSGGFSYPTHAVQEGQSDGGSVDEHTHHTRAVPPSGPLNLLSKTQEENVEEDAVRRLNELLARLISRKGSYRRSPSLNSRSNHRIKDRDYLGWMDFGRRSAEEYEYSS, from the exons ATGAACCCTGGAATCTCTGTGTTAGTGCTGCTGGTGGCTCTCTCCAGCAGTGGCGGTTTCTCTTACCCCACACACGCAGTGCAAGAAGGGCAGTCGGATGGAGGGTCTGTGgatgaacacacacaccatacccgTGCAGTGCCCCCAAGTGGACCACTCAACTTATTGTCTAAAACGCAAGAAGAGAATGTAGAGGAGGACGCTGTGCGCAGGCTAAATGAGCTGCTGGCCAGACTAATTTCCAGAAAAG GTTCATATCGCAGGAGCCCGTCCCTCAACAGCAGGTCCAACCACAGAATAAAGGACAGAGACTACCTGGGCTGGATGGATTTTGGCCGCAGGAGCGCTGAGGAGTATGAATATTCATCTTAA